In one window of Pleomorphomonas sp. T1.2MG-36 DNA:
- a CDS encoding thermonuclease family protein produces the protein MGISLPGSKGAPMRLIRAWLPTCCIIGTLFLAANATSAEIIGRASTVDGDTIEIHGARIRLDGVDAPESYQICLANSGRTYRCGQASASELAAFMASAQPVSCLPTGRSYDRIVAICRRADGVEINQWLVASGYAVDWPKYSQGRYADVERSARNSRLGIWSGSFQMPCSVRRTKC, from the coding sequence ATGGGCATTTCGTTGCCTGGGAGTAAGGGAGCGCCTATGCGGCTGATAAGAGCATGGCTGCCGACTTGTTGCATCATTGGCACGCTGTTCCTCGCAGCAAACGCCACATCGGCTGAAATCATCGGACGCGCTTCTACAGTCGATGGCGATACGATCGAAATTCACGGCGCGCGCATTCGCTTGGATGGCGTAGACGCACCAGAGAGTTATCAGATTTGTTTGGCTAATTCGGGTAGGACCTATCGTTGCGGACAAGCTAGCGCCAGTGAGTTAGCCGCTTTCATGGCTTCAGCGCAGCCCGTATCCTGCCTACCGACGGGCCGCAGCTATGACAGGATCGTTGCGATATGTCGCCGTGCTGATGGCGTTGAAATCAACCAATGGCTCGTCGCCAGTGGCTACGCGGTCGACTGGCCGAAATATAGTCAGGGTCGTTACGCCGACGTGGAGCGAAGTGCACGTAACAGCCGGCTGGGAATCTGGAGCGGTAGCTTCCAGATGCCATGCTCGGTGCGTAGGACTAAATGTTAA
- a CDS encoding Y-family DNA polymerase → MRRPTEPERLYLDFDGFFASVEQSADKRLRGRPVGVVPYENGGDRAMLIAVSREAKEAGIKGMMSVRDAMSRCADLVAVPQKPDLYRRAHNVLLSEIETIVPIDTAKSIDELTCVLDEDARRDPEALAHRIKAAISDHVTPWITCSVGFAANRQLAKMACKASKWSGGKYGDGLATWHPRDMPAPLFRVALDDIPGVGSRLAQKLRAMAVYSVEDLYNLQPKHMRRIWHSVVGERMWYALHGYDVQAPSSQRGMFGHGRVLSPGSRTRSDAKEISRLLLVKAARRLRRDGYYASALWLWLALQDKSWFKQLVLPVVNDDQAILSGLKLLWQYFDADHPERVSIFRVGVTLLDLSPSNERQLDFLLADDEQRRRWEAATIAIDELNAKYSATVVSLGPWKPPKNGNAGGKISYTRVPSSEDFW, encoded by the coding sequence ATGAGGCGACCAACCGAACCAGAAAGGCTCTACCTGGATTTCGACGGTTTTTTCGCTTCGGTGGAGCAATCGGCGGACAAGCGCCTTCGTGGGCGCCCAGTAGGGGTGGTTCCATATGAGAATGGCGGCGACAGGGCCATGCTTATTGCAGTTTCGAGGGAAGCCAAGGAAGCCGGCATTAAGGGCATGATGTCAGTCCGGGACGCCATGAGCCGATGCGCTGATCTCGTCGCGGTGCCGCAAAAACCGGACCTTTATCGTCGTGCGCACAATGTTCTCCTGAGCGAGATTGAGACTATCGTACCGATCGACACGGCTAAATCCATTGACGAGCTCACTTGCGTCTTGGACGAAGATGCTAGGCGTGATCCAGAAGCTCTTGCGCACCGAATTAAGGCGGCAATCAGCGATCACGTCACACCCTGGATCACATGCAGCGTCGGCTTTGCAGCCAACAGGCAGTTGGCGAAGATGGCTTGCAAGGCGAGCAAATGGAGTGGGGGCAAATACGGCGATGGCCTCGCAACTTGGCATCCGCGCGACATGCCGGCGCCATTGTTTAGAGTCGCCCTAGACGACATCCCTGGCGTTGGCTCTCGCCTTGCTCAGAAACTTCGAGCAATGGCCGTCTACTCCGTGGAGGATCTCTATAACCTCCAACCGAAGCACATGCGTCGGATCTGGCATTCAGTGGTCGGCGAGCGAATGTGGTACGCGCTGCATGGCTACGATGTTCAAGCTCCATCGAGCCAAAGGGGGATGTTTGGGCACGGCAGGGTGCTCTCTCCGGGATCTCGCACTAGGTCGGACGCAAAGGAGATCTCACGTCTGTTGTTGGTCAAAGCTGCCCGCCGTCTTCGAAGGGACGGCTATTATGCGAGTGCCCTTTGGCTCTGGCTCGCCTTACAAGATAAGTCTTGGTTCAAGCAGCTTGTGTTGCCCGTCGTCAACGATGATCAGGCCATTCTGTCTGGGCTGAAGCTGCTCTGGCAGTACTTTGACGCCGACCACCCGGAACGTGTGTCGATCTTTCGCGTCGGCGTGACGCTTTTGGACCTTTCGCCATCAAATGAAAGGCAGCTAGATTTTCTCTTGGCAGACGATGAACAACGTCGGCGATGGGAAGCCGCGACCATCGCGATCGACGAGTTAAACGCAAAATATTCAGCGACCGTTGTGAGCCTCGGTCCGTGGAAGCCCCCCAAGAATGGCAACGCCGGTGGAAAGATCAGCTACACGCGTGTTCCAAGTTCCGAGGACTTTTGGTGA
- the dcm gene encoding DNA (cytosine-5-)-methyltransferase, giving the protein MRVVDLFCGAGGLSLGSMRAGMEIVGAIDSWDAAIEIYRRNIGDHVRHADIRDVVAVAPMVMDLRPILITGGPPCQDFSTAGLRVEGERAELMTAFAMTVAVVRPQWCLMENVARAQKSLTWARSREILKRAGYGITEIVVDASWYGVAQTRKRLIVVGRRDEADGFLAAEIDAARQARQTTIRDILGEDIGGQIDIHPSRYGCTADWPTDVPGRAPRTASQSSGVSDQQYIFVRPFGGGRGVRSIDEPAPALVRTSREPPAPGYLLNPSRLDLVPVSQVPHLSQQQTSLLQGFPKDWDWSPARRVRDIDQMIANAVPVALAEAIGRVILARHRGESVPATADGFSDWLKAQGVGGQVLRNRRHALGRARRLLGGRLYADIGEELRALEEANGFADLSPSTRSDLRAALRMHADWKASKKEEPVRRKAPRGHHRQV; this is encoded by the coding sequence GTGCGTGTTGTCGATCTTTTTTGCGGTGCCGGAGGACTGTCGCTAGGCTCGATGCGGGCTGGAATGGAGATCGTCGGGGCTATTGATAGCTGGGATGCGGCCATCGAGATCTACCGCAGGAATATTGGCGACCATGTTCGCCACGCTGACATCCGGGACGTCGTCGCCGTCGCACCCATGGTCATGGATCTGCGGCCTATCCTCATCACTGGTGGTCCGCCATGCCAAGATTTCTCGACCGCTGGGTTACGTGTCGAAGGTGAGCGCGCCGAACTAATGACCGCATTCGCGATGACAGTCGCGGTGGTGAGACCCCAATGGTGTCTGATGGAGAATGTCGCCCGTGCGCAGAAGTCCCTGACGTGGGCGCGATCGCGGGAAATTTTGAAACGGGCGGGATATGGAATCACGGAAATCGTCGTCGATGCTTCGTGGTACGGAGTAGCTCAAACCCGGAAACGGCTGATCGTCGTCGGACGGCGTGATGAAGCTGATGGATTCCTCGCTGCGGAAATCGATGCTGCACGACAAGCCCGCCAAACTACAATCCGCGACATCCTCGGTGAAGACATCGGAGGACAGATCGACATCCACCCTAGTCGATATGGGTGCACTGCTGATTGGCCGACGGATGTACCTGGTCGCGCGCCACGGACTGCATCGCAAAGCTCAGGGGTGAGCGACCAGCAATACATATTCGTGCGCCCGTTCGGCGGCGGTCGGGGCGTAAGGTCAATCGACGAGCCGGCGCCAGCTCTGGTGCGAACATCACGTGAGCCGCCCGCGCCTGGATATCTGTTGAATCCTTCGCGGTTGGATCTCGTGCCAGTGAGCCAAGTACCGCATCTCAGTCAGCAGCAGACGTCGCTTTTGCAGGGATTCCCCAAGGACTGGGATTGGAGTCCCGCTCGGCGTGTCCGGGATATCGATCAGATGATCGCAAATGCCGTCCCAGTTGCGCTGGCGGAGGCCATCGGAAGAGTGATACTCGCACGACACAGGGGAGAAAGCGTCCCAGCGACCGCCGATGGATTCTCGGATTGGCTCAAGGCTCAAGGTGTGGGGGGGCAGGTACTGAGGAACCGACGTCACGCGCTCGGACGGGCGCGGCGCCTTCTCGGCGGACGTCTTTACGCCGACATCGGCGAGGAACTGCGGGCACTGGAAGAAGCCAATGGTTTCGCGGATTTGTCGCCGTCGACGCGGTCGGATCTGCGTGCAGCGCTGCGGATGCACGCTGATTGGAAAGCCTCTAAGAAAGAAGAACCCGTTAGAAGAAAAGCGCCTAGAGGCCACCATAGGCAAGTTTGA